Proteins co-encoded in one Callospermophilus lateralis isolate mCalLat2 chromosome 2, mCalLat2.hap1, whole genome shotgun sequence genomic window:
- the Scn4b gene encoding sodium channel regulatory subunit beta-4, which produces MSRAGDRGKALARWLGTGLLGLFLLPMSLSLEVSVGKATTIYAVNGTEILLPCTFSSCFGFENLRFWWTYNSTDIFKLLIDGTVKNEKSDPRVKLKGDDRITLEGSTKEKMNNISILLSSLEFSDTGKYTCHVKNPKENDLQHQATIFLQVVDKLEEVDNTVTLIILAVVGGVIGLLIFILLLKKFITFVLKKTREKKKECLVSSSGNDNTENGLPGSKAEEKPPTKV; this is translated from the exons ATGTCCCGGGCTGGAGACCGAGGCAAAGCCCTGGCAAGATGGCTGGGCACTGGGCTTTTGG GTCTCTTCCTGCTCCCCATGTCCCTGTCGCTGGAGGTGTCTGTGGGAAAGGCCACTACCATCTATGCTGTCAATGGCACGGAGATCCTGTTGCCCTGCACCTTCTCCAGCTGCTTTGGCTTCGAGAACCTCCGCTTCTGGTGGACCTACAATAGCACTGATATATTCAAGCTT CTCATAGATGGAACTGTGAAGAATGAGAAGTCCGACCCTAGGGTGAAGTTGAAAGGTGATGACCGCATCACTCTGGAGGGCTCCACTAAGGAGAAGATGAACAACATTTCCATTCTGCTGAGTAGCCTGGAGTTCAGCGACACGGGCAAATATACCTGTCATGTGAAAAACCCCAAGGAGAATGACCTGCAGCACCAGGCCACCATCTTCCTCCAAGTTGTTGATAAAT TGGAAGAAGTGGACAACACAGTGACGCTCATCATCCTGGCCGTGGTGGGTGGAGTCATTGGACTCCTCATCTTCATCTTGCTGCTAAAGAAGTTCATCACTTTTGTCCTCAAGAAGACCCGGGAGAAAAA gaAGGAGTGTCTTGTGAGTTCCTCCGGGAATGACAACACGGAGAACGGGTTGCCTGGCTCCAAGGCAGAAGAGAAACCACCCACAAAAGTCTGA